A stretch of DNA from Brevibacillus ruminantium:
TTACATATTTAACTATAACTCTCTATTCTGAATTTTAAACTTTGCGGATTTCAGAATAATAAAGTTTTGTAAACCAAAATAAAAAAAGCACCTGATCAGGTGCTTTTTTAAGCGCGCTCCTATTTTCCGACCCCGTGTTCAAAAGGCACGATTCCGGTGTTTTTATCTGTTCCTACCTGACCGTTCGAAACGCCGCTAAACAATACAAGAAGGAGAAACATGGACATGGCAAATTTTTTAAACATTTCTCAAAACCTCCATCATGTTTTTATATTGTTTTTTCTGCTTATCTGAGGCGTAATGTCTGTGCGTTTCAAAGAGAGTGACACATGAGATAATCTCCTGGTGATTGTTTGTAACTCTGGCCAAACCCAAGCTTCTGAGGATATTGTCGACCCCGCTCGGATACTCTCCTTTGTGGATGAGGTAGATGGCCAGTTCATACCGAAACCGCAGATGACGGTCCATGTCAAGCGGATTCCGGTACTCGTCAAACTGGTGGATCTCGGAAGCAAACTGTTCCAATAGCGTCTCTACGGAAAAGCCGTGCTTGTTGGCCGAAGTCAGGATGGTGACCAACCCCGACAATAGTTCGTCCGGATGTTCCTGAAGGAAGGTGACATATTCAGCCAAAACCTCGACACGTCCCATCAGGATGTCTAAGGCAAAAGAGTTCGCCACTGCGTATTCTTTAAACTTTTGAACCTCAGCTTGTCCGATTTCATCCAAACCTTCAAACCACCCAAGATCCGCGTAACCATTTACGTATGTCTTCGCCTGTTCGTAGTGCCCCTGTTTCTGCAGTGCACTTGCTTTCAAAAGAAACCCTTGACCGAAATACACGACGAGATGCCTTTCTGTCTGTAATCCATCACCTCCTTTGTTACTTCTCTTTTTTCGCAGCAAATCCTGATAGATGGCGGTCGATAACTCCCTCAATTCATCTGAATATTTCTCAACCTCCTCCCATTTATGGAGGGTAAAGCATATATTGGCTAACTGGAGCAATGCATCCAATTGATGTTGTTCGGGCAATCGCTTGCGATATGGGTCAAACCGGATCACTGCCTTCCAGTTTTCCTCCGAATTGGTTCCGATTAAGGCCAGGAACAGACGATACAGAGCCATCACGTAACGCTCAGAATGACTGTCCTTTTCCGTATCAATCACATATTGAAAGAAGGGAGCAGATTCCTTTCGCATTCCGTTCTCAAACAAATGCTCCGCCACAGCGAGAAGAATGGTCACATTTTTGTGATTTTCCAGTATTTTTGGGACAACCGACTCGATACAGTCCTGACGTCCGACCTCGGCACATCTGACCAGGTATGGCACCACACGTGGCCGTGACACTTTTCCCTGTGTAAAACACTCTTCCTCGTACAATTCATAGAGCCATCCCGGACTTTTATTAAATACGGCGGCCATGGCATCAAGCTGACCGATCGTGATTGCACGGTGTGGATAACGGTTCAGCATATCGCTGAGATTTCCAGGATTGATACCAGTCAATTCACCGAGCTTGCTCAGCGTATAGCCGCGCGCCTTGATTTGCTGTTCGATTTCCGATCGCAGCGTTCGATGTATCGTATCTTGTATCCCCACTCGCATTCTCCTTTCTCTCTTAATTTACCATCATTTTACCTAACTTTACATTTTTTAGGTAGTGGATTTTGTATTTTTTTAGCGAAATGACTAAAAATTTTGCTATTATTCTGCAAGGAGCCCGCATTGTCAACCTGAGCCCCTTTTGCTATGATGGGGGCGAAGTCAAACAAAGGAGCGAAACGCTTTGGATCATTCTTTACATCCTCTGGACAAGCGTCAATTCCTCTCCGATTTGGAGACGGTAAAAGAATTGGAACAAACCGATTTCGAGACGTATTCAATCGTCAAGAATCGTGAAACGGGGCAGCATTATCTACGGTATTCCTTTTCCCATATCAATCTATCCGAGGGCGGCAGACGCGACGATTTTGACCACTTCCTTCCGCTTGAATCCGATGACGTGCTTGCCTTCATGTTCGGCGAGCAGCCCTACCATTTCCCGGAGCATTGGCACTCTGCGTATCTGCGCACGGGGACAGATGAGCGGCTGATGCCCTTTGATCCCAGTGAGAATCATCATCTGGAAAAGGACGCCGAAGCGGAGCTGGCGCTCTTTGCCAAGCTGCAGCAGTTCAAACAGCAATGGGATCACGCGAAGGATAAAGAATCTTTGACGCGGGACTTGTTTCGCGAGCTGGATCAGATTATTAAAAAAGCAGATGACTAGTTGCACAGACTGTGTTTGATTCGCTATACTAAGGGAATCATAAAGAATCGATGATGAGGAAAGTACTCCGCTGAAGTGCCATAGCGAGCCGGGGATGGTGAGAGCCCGGTGCAGGACGGCGGCAGGAATCGCACCTCTGAGATGCAGCCTGATTGTCCGGTTTTCCGGATGAGTAAGGCAAGCCGGGCCTGCCCGTTATCGCAGAAGAAAGCGGCTGTTCTCCCGAGGCTTTGGGAGCGCGGCAAAAAGAGTGGCACCGCGGGAGCAATCCTCTCGTCTCTTCGATTTAGAGACGAGGGGTTTTTTTATTTTTTATCTTGAAAGGAGTTCATGTACTTTATGAGTTACAAGCAGCAAGTAGCCGAGATGATTTCGGCAGCCCTTACCCAGATGGGCGTAGACACCCTGAACCAAGAGCAAGTTCTTCACATGCTGGAAACTCCGCCAAATCCGGCTATGGGCGATATCGCCTTCCCTTGTTTCCAACTGGCCAAAGCACTGCGCAAGGCTCCGCCAATGATCGCCAGCGAGCTGGCTGCCCAGATCACCGGTACTCCAGTACGCGAGGTGCAAGCAGCGGGACCGTACGTCAATATTTTTCTCGATCAGCAAAGTGTCGCCGGGCAAGTCATCGGCACCATCCTGTCCCAAGGCGGAACGTACGGCAGTCGTGAACGCGGGCAAGGACGCCATGTTCCGATCGACCTTTCTTCTCCTAACATCGCCAAGCCCTTTTCCATGGGACATCTGCGTTCCACAGTAATCGGCAATGCCATTGCCAACATCATGGAAAAGCACGGATACCGTCCAGTCCGCATCAACCACCTGGGCGACTGGGGAACGCAATTCGGCAAGCTGATCGTCGCCTACCGTATGTGGGGAGACGAAGCAAAGGTAAAAGCCGAGCCGATCAAGGAACTGCTCAGCCTCTACGTCCGCTTCCACGAAGAAGCCGAAAACAACCCGTCGCTCGAAGATCAGGGACGTGAATGGTTTAAAAAGCTGGAGGATGGAGACGCCGAAGCGCTTCATCTGTGGCAATGGTTCCGCGATGAATCGATGAAGGAATTCATGAAAATCTACGAGCTGATGAACGTCACCTTTGACTCCACGCATGGCGAAGCTTTTTATAACGACAAGATGGAGCGAGTAGTTACGCTTCTGGAAGAAAAAGGGCTGCTGACAGAATCAGACGGCGCTTTGGTGGTCACTTTGGATGAGTACGACATGCCGCCTTGCCTGATTAAAAAATCGGACGGCGCTACCCTCTATGCGACACGGGATCTGGCTGCCGCACTCTATCGCCACGACAGCTACGATTTTGCCAAGGCTCTTTACGTAGTGGGCAACGAACAGCGCCTCCATTTCCAACAGCTTTACAAGGTGCTCGAAAAAATGGGCTATGAGTGGGCGAAGGAAATGTACCACGTTCCCTTCGGCATGATGCTCAAGGACGGCAAGAAAATGTCCACGCGTAAAGGAAAGGTCGTCCTCCTGGAGGAAGTGCTGAACCAAGCGATCGAGGATGTCAAAAAAGTCATCGAAGAAAAGAATCCTTCGCTCGCAAACAAAGAAGCGGTTGCTCGTCAGGTGGGTGTAGGGGCTGTGATCTTCCACGACCTGAAGAACTTCCGTCTGAACGACATCAATTTCTCCTGGGAAGAGATGCTCACCTTTGAAGGAGAGACCGGTCCTTATGTCCAATACACCCATGCCCGGGCATGCTCTCTTCTGAGAAAGGGCGGCTATGAAGCGACAGCGGAAGTAGCCCTGACCCAGGACGCCTTGGACAGCAAGGAAGCGTGGGCGGTTATCACTCTGCTGAATGCCTTCCCGGAAGTAATCGACCGTGCTGCGCACAACTTTGACCCGTCGCAAATTGGAAAATACGTGATCGACCTGGCGCAGGCTTTCAACAAATTCTACGCCAATGTGCGTATCCTGGCGGAAGAACAAGACGTGAAAAAAGCACGCTTGCAGTTAGTGGCAGCGGTTGTCGTGGTCCTGAAAGAAGGACTTCGCATCCTTGGACTGTCCGCACCGGAAGAGATGTAAGCGAGCCTCACACAAATAGAAAAACCGTCGAAGCTCTCTGATTCACGCTTCGGCGGTTTTTGGTTTATTGTCGCATGTCATTCGCATGCCTTTTGTACGGCTTTCCATCGTTTTTTCCCAGGTACCCGATTGGGGAGAATGGGAAGGTTACTCCGTTTTTTTCGCCTGTTTGGAAAACCATACTTTGCCCAAAAGCTCGACCACTTGCTTCGGCAGGGACAGCTCTTTTTGCACCTGACCGGACGCATCCACCAGGCGATACAACATGGCTTTGTCGTCTGCCGGATCTGACTTGGTCTCTACCTGGTACTCTCCGTACGCTCCGGCAGAGGCCCACTCTTCGATCATGACCTGGTATTCGCTAGGAGCAAGCTCGATATAATCCTCCTCTGTGACATCAATGATGGCATACCTATCATGCTCAATTTCTGCATCGTATGTACGGCCGTTCGCTTCCTGATAAAGCGCAAGCTCTGCGGGATCATTCAGATTCTCTTGCAAAAGAGCAAAATCTTCGATGGTTACTTTGACACGTCGCTTCACGTTCGGTTCCTCCTCGGTTCAACACGAAAAAACAATACTCAAACCCCACTCTACCATATCTGTGAATCATTTTTCTACACCCATGACAGCCGTCTCCTTCTCGGCTAACTGACGGATCAGCGCGATTTCCTGCCGATGGCCGCCATCAGCAGGGGCCGGTGTTTCCAAAATAATCGGAAGTTCAGACAGCTCCGGTGTCTGAAGAAGCTGACGAATGGGCTCCAGACCGATTTCCCCCCTCCCGATCGATGCATGGCGATCCCGAAAGGAGCAACAGGGATAGACCGAATCATTGAGGTGGACAGCGGCGAGCGCTGAAAAAAATCCACCAGTTCTCATTTTGTCTGCAACCTCTTCCCAATCGCCTCCCCGCCACAGCCCGCTGGCAAAGGCATGGCAGGTATCCAGGCAAAATCCGACACGCTCAGGGGACGTCAAAAGCGAACGTACCTGGATCAACTCTTCGATCGTGGTACCCATCCGATTGCCCTGTCCCGCATTATTTTCGATCAGGATCTTGGCCTCGCCCTGCCATTCTGAAAGCAGCTCATTCAACAGAAAGATCATACGCTTATAGCCTTCCAAGGGGTCCCCTCCCTTACTCTGTCCAAAATGGACAACAACCCCTCGCGATCCGCATGCCTCCGCGATCTCCAGGTCATTGCGCAAATGATCGAGCGTCAGCAGGTACATACTTTCCTCGACAGCCAGATTGATGGGATACGCTGTATGTGCGATCGAGATCAGCTCGTGCTCCCGAGAAAATTGACGGCATGCGGCCGCATCCTTCTTGTCAAAATCTTTGACGCCCATGCTTCGCGGATTTTTGGGAAAGTACTGGAAAGCATTCGCACCAATCATTACTGCCGTCTTTGCCGCTCCCAAATACCCGTGCTTGATGCTCACATGACAGCCCATATACACGTTTATGTCCCCCTGAAGCATTCATTACACCCAGTCTCCCCCTTCTCTTTTGTTTTCACTCCGGAAAGTTGCCCTTGCATTTCCTGCAGATTTGTCATACCTTATTAGTAAACCGAACGTTCAGTCTAGAAAGGATCGATAACCCGATGACACGCCGCCGCCTTGAAGGCGAAAAGACGAAGCAGCATATCGCGGAAAAGGCAACCGAGCTCTTTGCCCTGAAAGGGTATGCGGCCACCTCGATCGAGGATATCTGCAAAGCAGCTGATGCAAGCAAAGGTAGCCTCTATTATCACTTTACCAATAAAGAACAACTGTTTCTTTACCTGCTGGAGAAAAACCATCAGGATTGGATAGAAAAGTGGGAACGGTATTCCGCTCCTCATCCTACAGCCGTAGAGAAGCTGTACGCCTTGGCCGATTTCTTCGTGGATGACTTTTTAAGCCATCCCCTGAAAAAAGCGGTGGAGGAATTTAGCGGCAGCAAGCTGGCTGATCCGGAAATCTTGCAGCAGGTGATCACACTCGCGCAGGACTTTCACCGGGTATACATCCCGATTTTTGAGCTGGGGATACGCAACGGCGAACTGGAAGCCGATGATCCGGACGTATTGTCCTATCTTTTGGAAGGCTTTCTCAGCGGGGTTTGCAGCACTGCTTACTACGATAAACCAGATCAGTTGCACAGCGTCATGCGCAAGTCCGTCGATGTATTTATCAAAGGGATAGGGAAAAAATGACCCTATCTTTTTTTCGGGCATTACTAGACCGACCGTCCGGTTTAAAAAGTGAAGTAATTTTGAGGAGGAATCCTAGTGAAGGAGCTTTGGCGTAATCGCGTGTTTTTGATTGTATTTTCTTCTGATGTCCTTGAGAATATCGGAATCTGGATACGGAACATGGCCCTGCTCTTTTTTGTCATGGAGGTAAGTGGAAACAACCCTATCGCTGTTTCCTTGCTGACCGCCATCGAGCTTGTCCCGATTCTCTTTTTTTCCATCATCGGCGGTGCTCTGGCTGACCGCTGGAATCCCAAGCGGACAATGATATCGGCAAACCTGCTGAGCGCCGTTTCGGTTATTGTCATCGCCACCATTATATGGGGCGGCAGCTGGAAGGCTGTGTTTTTTGCCACCTTCATATCTGCAATTGTCTCGCAGTTTTCCCAGCCTGCTTCTGCGAAGATGTTCAAACAGCACGTCCCGCCGGATCAGGTAGGAGCTGCCATCTCTCTTTCGCAAAGCGTCAATTCACTCTTTATCCTCTTTGGTCCCATCGTCGGAACCGTTTTCTATCAGTCCTTTGGCGTGTATCTCTCCTTATTTGCTATGGCTGCTCTCTTTCTGATCTCAGCACTGATGCTGCTGGGTCTGCCTTCCCGCCAGATCGCGGAAGCCCTCACACAAGCGCGCGGCACCCTCATGGCACAGATCAAGGACGGTTTTTCCTATATCCGAAAATACGACCATCTCCGTGGCATTTTATGGATGTTCGTCATGCTCGGTTTGGGCTCCGGACTGATCAATCCGCTGGAGGTGTTTATCGTTACGGATCGTCTCCAGTTGTCAAAGGAAGCCATCCAGTGGTTTACTGCACTGGAGGGTGTAGGCATGTTACTGGGTGGAATTTTGGCCTCAGCCTTGCACGGTCAGCTCAACGGAAAGCGTGTCATCCATAGCGCCTTCTTCTTTTTTGCAGCCTCTGTCGTCATCGAAGCCCTCTCGACGTCTGTCCTGCTGACTGCGGCTATGCGCCTATTCACTGGGGTCGGGCTGGCTTTTCTGGAAATTCTGCTGGGGATGAAAATGATTAACCTGGTCACAGAAGAGTACATCGGACGTGTGAATGGTACCATCGCCCCGTTTTTTGTAGGAACGATGATGATCAGTTCCTTCGCAGCCGGTCCGCTGATGCAGGCCACGTCACTGATTGCTGTCTTCTCCGTGGCGGGACTTCTGATCTTACTCGGCAGTCTTTGGGTGGGGTCGATCATGGATGCCGTGACAGTCCCCTCTACCAAAGAAGCAGAACGAGAGGAGAACCTGCTGGCAAAACAATGAAACGAATATGAAACCCATAAACAACGAAGCTGTCCGCGGTCAGCGAACAGCCTGATAAATTGTACGAGCCTATTTTACGATCAAGAGCGGCGTTTTCGTGCGGTGAATCACCTTGAACGTGACACTTCCCATCAGGGTGCCGGCGATACCGCCCAAGCCATGATGACCAAGTACGATCAGGTCTGCCTCATTTTCCTGCGCGACATCCTTGATCAGGGTTGCGGGGTCGCCAATCAGGATCTTGCTTTCAAATGGCACCTCCGCAGCCTCCAGGATCTCCTGGTAAGGGCGTATCGTCTGTTCCCCCCAGGACTCCAACGTAGCCGCATCCTCCCAGCCTATGCCATACATGCCGGCATAGTTGACAGGAGGAATCACGGCGGTCAGCAGGATGAACCGAGCCCCCTCGTCTTTCCCCATCTGTATTGCTTGCTCCGCAGCCAGTTTGGCATGTTCAGAGCCATCCACTGCAATCAATACGGTTTTCCACTTGTTCTCGATCTTGGCTTCTTCAGGTACGAGAAACACGGGAATTTGCACATCATGTATCGTCGGGTAGCTGACGCTTTGCATCAGAAAACCGGTCATCCGGCCATATCCATGCGTCCCCATGACGACAGCGGCATACCCATTTTTTGCAAGATTGGCAATAACCTCTTGCGGCTCCCCAAAACGAATATCCAATTCATAGGAAACCTCCGCCTCTTGCAGCAGCTCCTCAAGCGGCTTCAAGTCCTCCCTGGCCTCTTCCCGTTGAAACTCTTCGACGGTTTGATCGCCCAACTGATGGACGACAAAACGGGCTGAAAACGGTTGGATCACATGCAGCAACGTGAGCGAATGCTTCCCTTGTGCAAAGGCGATGGCGAATTTGACTGCTTGTATAGAGTGAGGTGATTTATCTACCGGTACCAAAATGCTAGACATCGGGCATCATCCTTTTTTCGTAATGGGGTCAGCGGCTGACTGCCCCCTGATATCTTCATTGTAGGTGATGCACCCGATGATGTAAGTAGGGAAACTCCCTGATATCGAGCTGCCAATTCCCTGATTTGTATCCGGTTTATTCCAACATTCCGCTAATGAAGATCGTGGCTTCCTCTCCCAAATCGATGTCCCGAATGTCGTGATCCTCACTCGTCACTTGTCCCCCCGCTCTGTCTCTGCGGATAATCCGTACGACCGGACGGGAAGGGAGTCCCCTGTTTTGATCGATCACGATCCCCACTTCACCTGTGCTGAGCTTCAACGATGTTCCCGTAGGATACATAGCAATCGTCCGCAAAAAATGGACGACCATGGCATGGTCAAAGCGCTTCTCAGCCAGACCCATGATTCGCTCACAGGCCTCAAATGGCTGCAGTGTCTCTTCCTCTTCGGAAAACGGAGAAATCAGGTTGTCATAAGCATTGCAAATGGCCACGATTTTGCCAAAATCATGAATTTCTCCCCCGGATAATCCGCGGGGAACCCCTGTTCCATCCACCCACTCATGGTGCTGCAAGGCGATATGGGCGGATACGATGCTCATCTCATGCTTTTTTCGGAGCAGATTAAAGCCTGTCCATGTATGGTGATTCTCCAGACTATTCTGTTTGTAAACGGAGATTTCGCCCTCTTCTGTCGCCACTTTTCCAATATCGTGAAGCAATGCGCCGATCGCCAGTTCCTTTAATTGGTTTTGGGAATACCCGAGTCCCACACCCATGACCGTCGCCATCATGCACACATTTAGAGAGTGAATGTAGAGGGCGTTGTCATTCGTCCGAATTTCCCCGAGATTTAAAAGCACACGGCGATTTCGCAGTGTTTCATCGACAATAGTATTCACGGACTTTTGCAGTCCCCGGACATCCATTTCTTTCCCGGTCTGGGCACACTGGATGGCAGCGGATAAATTGCGGATGGCATCCTTTCTCGTCGTTTCCGTCAATACATCTTCCGTTTTTACATCCTGCAAATTCGGGTCCTTGATGCTAACCATGGTCACGCCAAACCGGCGCAATTTATTAATCATTCCGACGGTGAGCTGGACATCTGTCTGCAACAGCGTAAGTCCATCACTGGTATAAATGCTGCGGCCCAGGATATCACCCGGCTCAACCTGTTCCAAGCTGACATATTTCATGGGGTCTTCCTCCTGAATTCTACTCCCCTGTTGTACTTTCCCCTATCTTACCATGAAAAACCAAAAACAATAGAATGAAAAACGGGACTGTCCCCATCGTTTTTTCGACCGGACAAACAAATAGTCTGGGCGCTTTGCATATGATAGCTTTTGCAAAAATTGTATGCAGTGAAAGGGTGAGGGCCATGTGCGGGATAACCGGCTGGATTGACTGGGAAAGAGACGTCAGCGTCAGGCATGATATCGTCGAAGCCATGACGAGGGCATTAACGAATCGGGGGCCCGATGAAGAAGGCTATTGGTACGCAAGGTCCAGCCAAGCTGCTTTTGGTCATCGCCGACTGATTGTCGTCGACCCTGCTGGAGGCCGTCAGCCCATGACAAGACAGCGCGACGGGCAAGAGTTTACTCTCGTGTACAACGGCGAGTTGTACAATACGGAGGACGTTCGCCGAGAGCTTCTCGGACGCGGCTATGCCTTTCGCTCCCATTCCGATACGGAGGTCCTGCTTGCCTCCTACATGGAATGGGGAGCAGATTGCTTGCACAAGCTAAACGGTATTTACGCCTTTGCGGTGTGGGAAGAGCATACGCAACAGCTTTTTTTAGCCCGTGACCGCCTGGGCGTCAAGCCGCTTTTTTTCGCCCAGCGTGAAAATGCGCTTCTGTTTGGTTCTGAGCTGAAAGCCTTGCTGGCACACCCCTTGGTAAAACCGGTCATTGGCAGAGAGGGTCTGGCAGAGCTGTTTGTCCTGGGTCCCTCTCGCACCCCCGGACATGGCGTTTTTGCGGATGTACATGAATTGAAGCCCGGCCACTATCTCACCTTTAATCACAGCGGCCTCGTTCAGCGGAAGTACTGGGGATTGGAGAGTTATCCACATGAAGAGGATGTGCAACAGACGGCCCAGCACATTCGCCACCTGCTCGCGGACTCGATCAAACGGCAACTGATTTCGGATGTCCCCATCGCCACGCTGTTGTCGGGAGGTCTTGATTCAAGCGCCATCACAGCCATAGCGGCCCAGGTTTTTCAGGAGGAAGGACGCGGCACGCTGTATACCTACTCTGTCGATTATGTAAACAATGCCCTACACTTCCGGACAAATGCGTACCAGCCCAACGATGATGCCCCCTTCGTTCATTTAATGGCAGATCGCTGCAGAACCTCCCATCAGATCATCGAACTGGATACCTCTGCTTTGACAGAGGCTCTGGAGACTGCCCTTTATGCTCGCGATTTGCCGGGAATGGCCGATGTCGACGCTTCGCTGTTTCTGTTTTGCAGGGAAATCAAAAAACAGACGACCGTCGTGCTGTCTGGCGAATGCGCGGACGAAATGTTTGGAGGATACCCATGGTTTCATCGCGATGAACTGCTTCACACCCGCTCCTTTCCCTGGGCTCAGGCAACTGACGAGCGTGCTTCCTGGCTTTCTCCCGAGCTGCAGGACTGGGTGAAACCGAAAGAGTATATGACGAGGCGCTATGAAGAAGCCTTGGACGAGGTTCCTCGAATGCCGGCAGACAACCCGATGTCAGCCAAACGGCGGGAAATGTTTTATCTGAACCTGACCTGGTTTATGAGCACGTTGCTGGACAGAAAAGACAGAATGAGCATGGCCGCTGGTTTAGAGGCAAGAGTTCCGTACTGCGATCACCGCTTGATCCAATACGTGTGGAACATTCCGTGGGAGATGAAAAATTGGGGCAATCGCGAAAAGGGAATTCTCAGACTTGCTTTGGAAGGAATCCTGCCGGAGCAAGTCCTGTACCGCAAGAAAAGCCCCTACCCAAAAACACATAACCCTGCATACGCAAAAGCAACCCGCTCCTGGCTATTGCAAGTGCTGGACGATCCCTCTTCGCCGCTGCATCAGATGATTGACACCCAAAAGGTGCGAAGCTTCGCCCATGAATCCGCTGAGGCTTCCGGCACACCCTATTTCGGGCAATTGATGGGCAGACCGCAGATGTTCGCTTATCTGGCGTCCATCGATTTATGGATGAGAACCTACCAGGTCACTCTTACCTCCTGACTCTAAATGTTGGCATATGAAAAAAACCGTCTGAGAAATCCCAGACGGTTTTGTTATCTCGTATAAGCAAGGAATGCTGTAAGCCAGGTTCTGTCTCTCCCGTGCTGCGAACGGATCTTCTCCTCGCACCAAGAGCGGTAGTCATCTATCTATGGCATCAGCAGATGCCATCCATCCCTCCGTTGAATTCCTTCGGGATCGGTTCCCCTACCAAATTTGGGTTTCTCGCTCGCAGGGTTTACCTCGTTCCATCTTCCCTGTCACCAGGAAAGCTACGTTTCTGTGGCACTTTCAGCGTACTCGGGTCTCCAAAGGAGAACCCTTTCCACGCCGTCAGCAAAGCCGAAGCCTCACTGCCCTGGTTTGCACCAGGTACGAACACTCCAGACATCTCAGTCTGGGCGAGCCTGGACTTTCCTCTACCGCCGACCGTAAAGGCCGCGGCAGCGACTACCCGCATTCCTTGCCTATCTGAATGAATCAGCAAAGAATAATTTATCATACCCAGGCATCTACCGTCAACCTGAAGTCACTGGCAACGCTGGTAAATTGTTTATATACCTAAGCTGTAGTACAATATGAGGTGTTCTTTTACATTGTACATCTACTGCTTGGAGGGATCTATATGCTGCTATTGCCATTTGAAAATCATGTCCCCCGCATACATGAATCGGTTTTTCTGGCCAAAGGGTCTGTCATTTCCGGCGATGTGACGATTGGAGAGGATACATCTATCTGGTACAATACCGTGATTCGTGGAGATATCGCCCCTACCGTGATTGGCCGCCGCGTAAGTGTCCAGGACAACAGCACCCTGCATCAAAGCCCGGGGAAACCGCTGATTCTGGAAGACGAAGTCACCATCGGGCACAATGTCGTTTTGCACAGTTGCGTGATCAGACGTGGTGCTTTGATCGGGATGGGATCGATTATCCTGGACGGAGCTGAGATTGGCGAAGAAGCTATGGTTGGCGCCGGAGCACTGGTCCCGCCCGGAATGAAGGTTCCGCCTCGTACGCTGGTCATAGGTTCTCCCG
This window harbors:
- the asnB gene encoding asparagine synthase (glutamine-hydrolyzing), producing the protein MCGITGWIDWERDVSVRHDIVEAMTRALTNRGPDEEGYWYARSSQAAFGHRRLIVVDPAGGRQPMTRQRDGQEFTLVYNGELYNTEDVRRELLGRGYAFRSHSDTEVLLASYMEWGADCLHKLNGIYAFAVWEEHTQQLFLARDRLGVKPLFFAQRENALLFGSELKALLAHPLVKPVIGREGLAELFVLGPSRTPGHGVFADVHELKPGHYLTFNHSGLVQRKYWGLESYPHEEDVQQTAQHIRHLLADSIKRQLISDVPIATLLSGGLDSSAITAIAAQVFQEEGRGTLYTYSVDYVNNALHFRTNAYQPNDDAPFVHLMADRCRTSHQIIELDTSALTEALETALYARDLPGMADVDASLFLFCREIKKQTTVVLSGECADEMFGGYPWFHRDELLHTRSFPWAQATDERASWLSPELQDWVKPKEYMTRRYEEALDEVPRMPADNPMSAKRREMFYLNLTWFMSTLLDRKDRMSMAAGLEARVPYCDHRLIQYVWNIPWEMKNWGNREKGILRLALEGILPEQVLYRKKSPYPKTHNPAYAKATRSWLLQVLDDPSSPLHQMIDTQKVRSFAHESAEASGTPYFGQLMGRPQMFAYLASIDLWMRTYQVTLTS
- a CDS encoding gamma carbonic anhydrase; this translates as MLLLPFENHVPRIHESVFLAKGSVISGDVTIGEDTSIWYNTVIRGDIAPTVIGRRVSVQDNSTLHQSPGKPLILEDEVTIGHNVVLHSCVIRRGALIGMGSIILDGAEIGEEAMVGAGALVPPGMKVPPRTLVIGSPAKVKRELTEDDFKEFRRIRQSYVDKGKIYRKLEEEPLSRS